In the Thermodesulfovibrionales bacterium genome, CCCCCCTCCTCAGAAAAGGCTTCTGACAAGCAAAGGGAATCGGCACAATGAACCCCATCAAGAGTTCACTTCGGTATCCATCCGTTGTCCTTGTTCTTGCGGCCATGGCCGTCACTGCCGGGATTTACGCAATGATGAATATGCAGAGGACTGAAGATCCCACGGTCACCATCCGCACAGGCATTGTGATTGCTCAGTATCCTGGTGCTACCTCGGAGCAGGTCGAGAAGCAGGTTACAAAAACGCTTGAAAGACATATTTTCAAGTTTCCTGAAGTCAGGAAGGAGCTGACCTACTCCACGAGCCGGCCGGGTCTTGTCATTATCAATGTGGAACTGGAGGACTATGTCAAGAATTCGGATCTTTTCTGGGCAAAGCTCCGCCATGAAATGATTGAAACCGCAAAGACAGAACTGCCCTCCGGTGTCCGCGGGCCGATCGTGAACTCTGATTTCGGCGACACCGTCGCGCTGCTCGTCGCCATCCACGGGGAGCGGTACGGGTACAGGGAACTGCGCGATTATGTTGACACGATACAGGACCGGTTCCGGACCGTGCGTATCGTGGGCAAGATGATGCGTTACGGCGAGCAGACCGAGGAGGTGTGGGTCACAGGAAGCCTCGCCCGCCTTGCCCAGTACTTTGTGAATCCGGAGCGCATCATCCAGGCACTGGAGCAGAGGAACATGATCACGGATACGGGAAAGGCCGAGACCAGCCGTTCAAAGATCCCGATGAAGACAACGGGACCGTTCACCACGGAAGACCAGATCGCAAATGTTCTGGTCGATGTCTCAAAGACGGGCGAGCCTGTCTATATCAAGGACTTCGCAAGGGTCGAGCGGCGCTACCAAGACCCGGTCTTCCTTGCCCGCTACGATGGAAAGCCGAGTGTGTTGCTGTCGGTCGAAATGCAGAAGGGCAAAAATGTCACCGAGTTGGGTGATCGCCTTGACGAAGTCATGACCCAGCTTCGTTCTCTGCTGCCTCCCGATTTGAAAGTCGATCTTATCGCGGATCAGCCGCATATGGTGAGGGAGCGCATTACCCACCTCGGCCGTGAATTCATGCTTGCCATTGGCTCGGTCATCCTCGTCACCATCATCCTTCTGCCGTTTCATGTCGCCCTTATTGCGGCAGTGGCCATCCCGGTCACACTCACTACAACGATAGGGATCATGAACGCCGTCGGTATTCCCTTACACCAGGTATCGATTGCATCGCTGATCGTCGTCCTCGGTATCGTGGTCGACGACGCCATCGTAATCGCAGACAACTACGTCGAGCTCCTCGATCATAAGATGACAATCGCGGATGCAGCGTGGCGCTCTGCGACGGAAGTTTTCGTCCCCGTTCTCACTGCGACGGTGACCATCATCTGTTCGTTTTTGCCCCTGCTCATCCTCACCGGCACAGCCGGTGAGTTCATCATTGCCCTCCCGCTCACCGTGACCATCGCTCTTAGCGTCTCCTTTATCGTAGCCTGCATGCTCACGCCTTTCCTCTGCAGGTCTTTTATAAAAAAGGGACTCCATGACGACGGAGGCCCGGCCAAGAAGAAATCTTTCAATCTCCTTGACAGTCTCCAGAACGTCTACGGAAAGGCGATCGTCTTATTTATGAGAAGAAAAGAGCTGGCCATGGCCGTCGGACTCGGAGCCATCTGTGCCGGCGCTTTGCTTTTCAAAATGGTGCCGCAGCAATTCTTCCCTTCTGCCGAACGCAACCAGTTTGTGATTGATCTCTGGATGCGTCAGGGTACGCGCATCGAGGCAACGGATGCCGCCATGGGCCGGATCGAAAAGTATCTGGCCACTCGTCCTGAAGTGGTCCATTACGCGACCTCTGTCGGACAGAGCTTCCCGAGGTTCTACTACAATGTCAACCCCCAACAGCCCGATGGCGCATACGGCCAGTTCATTGTCAATACCAAATCGGCAAAAGGGACGCCTGGCTTGGTGGCAGACCTGCGAGTGAAGTTAGCCGCTGTCGTTCCCGAAGCCATGGTTATCGTGAAGGAATTGAAGCAGGGGTCGGTAGAGGAGGCCCCCATAGAGATCCGGATTTCAGGCGACGACATTGCCACGCTGAAACAGATTGGAACGGAGGTTGAGAAAATCGTGCGGGCAGTGCCTTTTTCCAGGTATGTCCATCGTGACTACTTTAACGACTCCCCCATGGTTGATGTGGATCTGGAAAAGGAACTGGCCAATCGTCTCGGCCTGACCCATGCCGGGGTCTCTCAGGTCCTGTCAGGCGGGTTTGACGGCAAGCCGGTCTCGACCTTCTGGGAGGGAGACCGAGGGGTGACCATCCTCCTTCGCCTCAACAAGGACGAGCGCTCTTCCTTTGACGATGTCCGTGATTCGTACATGGAATCCCAGCTCACCCGTGCGAGGGTGCCATTGCGGGCGATTGCCAATGTTAAGCCTGAATGGCAGACCAGCCGCATCGTGCGCCGGAACGGCGTCAGGACATTGACGCTGCGCAGTTTCGTCAAAAAGGGGTTTTACGGCTCTGCTCTGTTTGACGCCGTTGCCCCGAAGATCGCTGCGCTCAAGCTGCCTCCAGGGTACCGCATCTACTATGGAGGAGAAAAATTCAATACGGATGACAACATGCCTCAGCTGCTCGCCGCCCTGGGGATCAGCCTGGTCGCTATTTTCCTCGTGCTTCTCATCCAATTCCGGAATGTGTCGGAGCCACTCGTCGTCATGTCATCGATACCGTTATCGCTTCTTGGTGCGGCGGTCGGATTGCTTGTGACTCGTAACCCCTTTGGTTTCATGGCATTTATAGGCCTCATGAGCGTGTGCGGTATCGTGGTGCGAAACGCAATCATCCTCGTCGATTATATTAAGGAGAAGATGGCCGAGGGGCACTCCCTCGAGCAAGCAGCGACAGAGGCCGGGCAACGTCGTCT is a window encoding:
- a CDS encoding efflux RND transporter permease subunit, with the protein product MNPIKSSLRYPSVVLVLAAMAVTAGIYAMMNMQRTEDPTVTIRTGIVIAQYPGATSEQVEKQVTKTLERHIFKFPEVRKELTYSTSRPGLVIINVELEDYVKNSDLFWAKLRHEMIETAKTELPSGVRGPIVNSDFGDTVALLVAIHGERYGYRELRDYVDTIQDRFRTVRIVGKMMRYGEQTEEVWVTGSLARLAQYFVNPERIIQALEQRNMITDTGKAETSRSKIPMKTTGPFTTEDQIANVLVDVSKTGEPVYIKDFARVERRYQDPVFLARYDGKPSVLLSVEMQKGKNVTELGDRLDEVMTQLRSLLPPDLKVDLIADQPHMVRERITHLGREFMLAIGSVILVTIILLPFHVALIAAVAIPVTLTTTIGIMNAVGIPLHQVSIASLIVVLGIVVDDAIVIADNYVELLDHKMTIADAAWRSATEVFVPVLTATVTIICSFLPLLILTGTAGEFIIALPLTVTIALSVSFIVACMLTPFLCRSFIKKGLHDDGGPAKKKSFNLLDSLQNVYGKAIVLFMRRKELAMAVGLGAICAGALLFKMVPQQFFPSAERNQFVIDLWMRQGTRIEATDAAMGRIEKYLATRPEVVHYATSVGQSFPRFYYNVNPQQPDGAYGQFIVNTKSAKGTPGLVADLRVKLAAVVPEAMVIVKELKQGSVEEAPIEIRISGDDIATLKQIGTEVEKIVRAVPFSRYVHRDYFNDSPMVDVDLEKELANRLGLTHAGVSQVLSGGFDGKPVSTFWEGDRGVTILLRLNKDERSSFDDVRDSYMESQLTRARVPLRAIANVKPEWQTSRIVRRNGVRTLTLRSFVKKGFYGSALFDAVAPKIAALKLPPGYRIYYGGEKFNTDDNMPQLLAALGISLVAIFLVLLIQFRNVSEPLVVMSSIPLSLLGAAVGLLVTRNPFGFMAFIGLMSVCGIVVRNAIILVDYIKEKMAEGHSLEQAATEAGQRRLRPIFLTTMAAAVGVTPMILSRSALWSPLASVMAVGLIFSMFFTLLVVPVLYVVVRSRIKKAPAAAVVVIFAYALFGLGGGASAEDSRQPLTLPEAVEIALKQNKVIKIGRAKVEEGDQKIFTARSQYFPQLSNSSKLVTLSNSDLVKIPAGSLGNVTGTGPFPSQDVSINQGSNTFFLSETTLGQPTTQLLKIHEANEIARAERGISHAELKKSEDEIVLAVHQLYYGLLVAYKQRETAEAMLIAAEENLKENEDAVRAGNLLDVAVTAGRANLLQSRQELLTAENRIADLSSELNDLLGLPSASPLAVAEAGLPELSVPPREWSYEEALSRNPELRGARETVEKSRHAVNAAHYEYIPDITLFARHLYQDGASFLKHNVGLFGAEMTWNIFDWGKRKGEIGQRSAQLLQAEENLARIDNRIKVELDKGYRKLERTKTMLDVTHETLLLWKENERLSGDRLKAGTVTTARHAETVAALKKAEMEALQASLEHRLAQTELNKTIGLLTPSPD